In Mytilus edulis chromosome 6, xbMytEdul2.2, whole genome shotgun sequence, the following proteins share a genomic window:
- the LOC139526977 gene encoding ubiquitin-conjugating enzyme E2-17 kDa-like, which translates to MATKRLNKELIDISKCPPPGISAGPINDDMFTWEGMISGPDKSPYAGGVFFVRIMFPSDYPFKPPKVKFTTKIYHPNINGNSGEICLDLLRSQWSPALTISKLLLCITSLLTSPNPDDPLVPEAAKLYKLDVKKYNKTAMEWTRKYAT; encoded by the exons atggcaACAAAAAGATTGAACAAG GAACTTATAGACATTTCTAAATGTCCTCCACCAGGTATTTCTGCAGGTCCGATTAACGATGACA tgtTCACTTGGGAGGGCATGATATCAGGACCA GACAAAAGTCCATACGCTGGAGGGGTATTTTTCGTACGAATAATGTTTCCAAGTGATTATCCTTTCAAACCCCCAAAG gtaaaatttaccacaaaaatATACCATCCAAATATTAATGGTAATTCAGGAGAAATCTGTTTAGATTTACTGCGGTCACAGTGGTCGCCAGCTTTAACTATATCAAAAT tattACTATGTATAACATCTTTATTAACAAGTCCAAATCCTGACGATCCACTTGTTCCGGAAGCTGCAAAACTTTATAAATTAGATgtgaaaaaatacaataaaacagcAATGGAATGGACACGAAAATATGCCACCTAA
- the LOC139526975 gene encoding uncharacterized protein — protein MSSRKRPARHDPNDPMHWTKEQYVTHLKSMGITVKSTWRLDMIRQLYFVNQKDLASSTESGQNGSTESSNTDEVTVAAKNQPNVDTDQPVNENNTMSQTADMLKDSTSALKSANEAMSAMSSMVVGLLANKDASSNSSLQNLKSNYDFASAYQATYGHMTPISSVNAEQTFQRQVDTSKGIVFAEDLPKMDYVSTSLRKQILEDVPERSAGSRCTSHDLSALLTRNVELTNSVSCLLKTSIAPRTRTQYECGYSAYATFLRMTGVIWLNSDMPPLTEESLIHFATHCFKNLHLKCSTIKMYICGIRYKYLENGKTSIFSGSSDKLYRLDALYRGIKKNEKKSTKPRLPITFTILKDICQLLRKGYYTPYVDILLEAACVTAYFGFLRCGEFTVLHSFDSECNVSIEDIRFLKDKVTFHLKASKTDPFREGVDIHLFASGVSVCPVLSLERYMDYRSRKFKDSKSQDAFFVMENRKALTRNYFISSLKNILAVLGYNSDLYNGHSFRIGASTTAGSKIEDHLIQTLGRWSSQCYTRYIRTSLSTIQQAQQALLE, from the exons ATGAGTAGTCGAAAGCGACCAGCGCGACATGATCCAAATGATCCAATGCATTGGACCAAAGAACAGTATGTTACCCATTTAAAAAGTATGGGGATTACAGTGAAATCTACTTGGAGATTAGACATGATTCGACAATTGTATTTTGTCAATCAAAAGGACTTAGCAAGTTCAACAGAAAGTGGTCAAAATGGTTCTACGGAATCAAGTAATACAGATGAAGTGACAGTTGCTGCCAAAAATCAACCTAACGTGGACACTGATCAACCagtaaatgaaaacaatacaatGTCACAAACAGCAGACATGCTAAAGGATTCTACTTCCGCACTAAAGTCGGCAAATGAAGCTATGTCGGCTATGTCATCTATGGTTGTAGGACTTCTAGCCAATAAAGATGCTTCATCAAACAGTAGTCTGCAGAATCTAAAGTCAAACTATGACTTTGCCTCGGCATATCAAGCCACATACGGACACATGACCCCAATCTCTTCTGTAAATGCGGAACAAACCTTCCAAAGACAAGTTGACACTTCTAAAGGGATTGTTTTTGCAGAGGACCTACCAAAAATGGACTACGTGTCTACTTCTTTAAGAAAGCAAATTCTAGAAG ACGTTCCGGAAAGAAGCGCCGGAAGCAGATGCACAAGCCATGATTTGTCCGCACTTCTCACTCGTAATGTGGAATTGACTAATAGTGTAAGTTGTTTACTCAAAACTTCAATAGCTCCTAGAACACGTACGCAGTATGAGTGTGGGTATTCTGCCTATGCAACCTTTTTACGAATGACTGGAGTGATTTGGCTTAATTCAGACATGCCTCCGTTAACTGAAGAATCTCTTATTCATTTCGCTACGCATTGTTTTAAAAACTTGCACTTGAAATGTTCTactattaaaatgtatatatgtgGAATACGATATAAATACTTAGAGAATGGGAAGACTTCAATATTTAGCGGCAGTTCTGATAAACTTTATCGACTCGATGCGTTATATAGAGGAATaaagaaaaatgagaaaaaatcaacaaaacctAGACTGCCAATAACCTTCACGATACTCAAGGACATTTGTCAGTTGTTGAGGAAAGGGTATTATACTCCGTATGTAGACATTCTTCTGGAAGCAGCGTGTGTCACGGCATATTTTGGATTTCTCCGATGTGGGGAATTTACAGTATTACATTCGTTTGATTCAGAATGCAATGTGAGTATCGAAGATATCCGATTCCTTAAGGATAAAGTTACCTTTCATTTGAAAGCTTCGAAAACAGACCCATTCCGTGAAGGTGTTGACATTCATTTATTTGCGTCGGGAGTTTCTGTTTGTCCAGTCTTATCTCTGGAACGTTACATGGACTATCGTTCTAGGAAATTCAAAGATAGTAAATCACAAGACGCTTTCTTTGTGATGGAAAATAGGAAAGCTTTAACACGAAACTACTTCAtttcttctttaaaaaacatACTTGCCGTACTTGGATACAACTCAGACTTATATAATGGTCACAGCTTTCGAATTGGAGCAAGTACCACAGCAGGTTCAAAAATTGAAGATCACCTTATTCAGACACTCGGACGGTGGAGTTCACAGTGTTATACTCGCTATATCAGAACATCTTTATCAACGATACAGCAAGCTCAACAAGCATTACTCGAATGA